One part of the Mya arenaria isolate MELC-2E11 chromosome 3, ASM2691426v1 genome encodes these proteins:
- the LOC128226970 gene encoding uncharacterized protein LOC128226970 isoform X1, with product MSIQSALRFEADKPANPNLRKAFEAQVERIKYDEIMADRENVVRLHKYNDFWDSLVKDVNTIVLKAEGKADADTEEACDKEKNVNQRAGWNENLEVASWKKRIQNEAEYIKSEIRMAAKASLAVRRVALKQQYERELAQWEKELALQGKTFYKQRI from the exons ATGAGTATCCAGTCAGCATTAAGATTTGAAGCAGATAAACCTGCTAACCCTAACTTAAGGAAAGCATTTGAAGCACAAGTAGAAAGAATCAAA tatGATGAGATTATGGCTGACAGAGAGAATGTGGTTCGACT CCATAAGTACAATGATTTCTGGGACTCCCTGGTGAAAGATGTGAACACTATTGTGCTCAAAGCTGAGGGCAAGGCAGATGCTGATACAGAGGAGGCCTGTGACAA GGAAAAGAACGTTAACCAGCGGGCGGGTTGGAACGAGAATTTAGAGGTGGCAAGCTGGAAGAAGCGCATCCAGAACGAGGCTGAGTACATCAAGTCTGAGATAAGGATGGCTGCCAAGGCTTCACTGGCT GTTCGGCGGGTGGCGCTCAAGCAGCAATATGAGCGTGAGCTGGCGCAGTGGGAGAAGGAGCTGGCGCTGCAGGGCAAAACATTCTACAAACAACGCATATAG
- the LOC128228091 gene encoding immediate early response 3-interacting protein 1-like, with protein MAFGLYSLIEAVILCLNAVCVLHEERFLSKIGWGTDQRGFGEQPGMKTQLMNLVRSIRTVMRIPLIGINVVVILFMLVMG; from the exons ATGGCGTTTGGACTCTATTCCTTGATAGAAGCagtgattttatgtttaaatgctgTATGTGTTCTTCATGAAGAACGATTTCTTTCAAAAA TTGGATGGGGCACAGACCAGCGAGGTTTTGGGGAGCAACCAGGCATGAAAACTCAGCTGATGAATCTTGTTAGATCAATCCGAACAGTCATGAGAA TTCCATTGATTGGCATAAACGTTGTTGTGATACTCTTCATGTTGGTGATGGGATGA
- the LOC128228905 gene encoding angiopoietin-related protein 7-like encodes MFGINKSFETHRSPLKMHLHVLFIICASVLECLGRYGVQQECSYEFNVWQADADQIERMRSLEIQFANFSNYVDKELLRFRLDNSVETSSGRNWTVMYERSLSELKNYQLQKYNELQELRIKLSQFEIKLEDLKGKVQNSVFPAGRSSRKKHVRKDRMVPNHAQADTPRHQLVENLKSLVSDLKAEWILIKRDFILIRKETDLIRKDHETLENKSDSIILQNEQFANMFKVARTKETAYEEDFTNFKLDLEQTKHDMVSIKSIQEQLKNDLLNQENGLVRLQAMCTDSRQRLEEMQTAHSSEWSKGAPTARKHPVENSIDPPDTKLWDENDIPKDCTDVALAGHRMSGVYRVHVGAVQPPSEVYCQVDPVGYTVIQRRVDGLQDFDRGWLEYKFGFGNIYGEFWAGNELIYELTKNNEYGLRVDIWDWEGNITYAEYDTFMITDEVGRYALHVSGYSGNAGDSLSYHDGMKFSTKDLDNDIHDRNCAAENKGGWWFSECYFSHLNGMYHVGWYAQAKYTFADGIVWYTLKDSDRYSLRKVEMKLKRRRS; translated from the exons ATGTTTGGAATTAACAAAAGTTTTGAGACGCACAGGAGTCCCTTGAAAATGCATCTTCATGTTTTGTTCATCATTTGCGCGTCGGTGCTCGAGTGCCTCGGGCGTTACGGCGTCCAGCAGGAGTGTAGCTACGAGTTCAACGTGTGGCAGGCGGATGCTGACCAGATCGAGCGTATGCGCAGTCTCGAGATACAGTTCGCCAACTTTTCCAACTACGTGGACAAGGAGCTGCTGCGCTTCCGGTTGGACAATTCCGTGGAGACGAGTAGCGGCAGGAACTGGACAGTCATGTACGAGCGTTCACTGTCCGAACTGAAAAATTACCAATTGCAGAAATACAACGAATTGCAAGAACTGCGTATTAAGTTAAGTCAATTCGAAATAAAACTTGAAGACTTGAAAGGAAAGGTGCAGAATTCAGTGTTTCCTGCTGGGCGTAGCTCGAGGAAGAAACATGTGCGGAAAGACCGCATGGTTCCGAACCACGCACAGGCTGATACACCAAGGCACCAACTGGTGGAAAACCTCAAGTCGTTGGTGTCTGACCTGAAGGCCGAGTGGATACTCATTAAGCGAGATTTTATTCTAATCCGAAAAGAAACTGATTTAATCAGGAAGGATCATGAAACTCTCGAAAACAAATCAGACAGTATAATACttcaaaatgaacaatttgcaaacatgtttaaagtTGCTAGAACAAAAGAAACAGCTTACGAAGAAGactttacaaattttaaactcGATCTTGAGCAAACAAAGCATGATATGGTGAGCATTAAATCTATTCAGGAACAGCTAAAAAATGATCTTTTGAACCAAGAGAACGGCCTTGTGCGACTGCAGGCCATGTGCACTGACTCTAGACAGCGGTTGGAGGAGATGCAAACTGCGCACAGCAGCGAGTGGTCGAAGGGCGCGCCGACAGCCCGGAAACACCCGGTGGAGAACAGCATCGATCCGCCCGACACGAAACTGTGGGACGAGAACGACATCCCGAAAG ATTGCACGGACGTCGCGTTGGCGGGTCACAGAATGAGCGGCGTGTATCGCGTGCATGTGGGTGCGGTTCAGCCTCCCTCCGAGGTCTACTGCCAAGTCGATCCTGTCGGCTACACGGTCATTCAGAGGCGGGTGGACGGGTTGCAGGACTTCGATAGGGGCTGGTTGGAATATAAGTTCGGCTTCGGAAACATTTACGGGGAATTCTGGGCGGGAAACGAGTTAATTTATGAACTTACGAAGAACAATGAGTATGGACTGCGAGTGGACATTTGGGACTGGGAAGGGAATATAACGTATGCGGAATACGACACGTTTATGATCACCGATGAAGTTGGGCGTTACGCGCTGCACGTTAGTGGATACAGCGGAAACGCGGGTGATTCTCTTAGTTACCATGATGGTATGAAGTTCAGCACGAAGGATCTGGACAATGACATCCATGACAGGAATTGCGCTGCAGAGAACAAGGGTGGCTGGTGGTTCAGTGAATGCTACTTCAGTCACCTTAACGGGATGTACCATGTGGGCTGGTACGCTCAGGCAAAGTACACATTTGCCGACGGTATTGTCTGGTATACACTCAAAGACTCAGACAGGTACTCGCTTCGAAAGGTCGAAATGAAACTAAAACGACGGCGATCGTAA
- the LOC128226970 gene encoding uncharacterized protein LOC128226970 isoform X2, translating into MAGTQPSYIETPWDRELITYDEIMADRENVVRLHKYNDFWDSLVKDVNTIVLKAEGKADADTEEACDKEKNVNQRAGWNENLEVASWKKRIQNEAEYIKSEIRMAAKASLAVRRVALKQQYERELAQWEKELALQGKTFYKQRI; encoded by the exons ATGGCTGGGACTCAACCTTCCTACATAGAAACACCATGGGACCGTGAGCTTATTACG tatGATGAGATTATGGCTGACAGAGAGAATGTGGTTCGACT CCATAAGTACAATGATTTCTGGGACTCCCTGGTGAAAGATGTGAACACTATTGTGCTCAAAGCTGAGGGCAAGGCAGATGCTGATACAGAGGAGGCCTGTGACAA GGAAAAGAACGTTAACCAGCGGGCGGGTTGGAACGAGAATTTAGAGGTGGCAAGCTGGAAGAAGCGCATCCAGAACGAGGCTGAGTACATCAAGTCTGAGATAAGGATGGCTGCCAAGGCTTCACTGGCT GTTCGGCGGGTGGCGCTCAAGCAGCAATATGAGCGTGAGCTGGCGCAGTGGGAGAAGGAGCTGGCGCTGCAGGGCAAAACATTCTACAAACAACGCATATAG